A stretch of Tripterygium wilfordii isolate XIE 37 chromosome 11, ASM1340144v1, whole genome shotgun sequence DNA encodes these proteins:
- the LOC120009778 gene encoding transmembrane protein 50 homolog produces the protein MDLTELWAIFGPGVAGAVFGAGWWFWIDAVVCSSVTISFVHYLPGIFASIAALMFNCVRKEDIDYSPYDEGEWRLKLWLFLAYVVSFVSLAASVGLLIQDSLVKTGPSAWTGTAGVLQCVFVLISGLIYWTSHSE, from the exons ATGGATTTAACTGAACTGTGGGCGATTTTCGGGCCAGGCGTTGCAGGAGCTGTGTTCGGTGCCGGTTGGTGGTTCTGGATCGACGCCGTCGTTTGCAGTTCTGTTACTATTTCTTTCGTTCACTACCTTCCCG GCATATTTGCATCGATTGCGGCGCTGATGTTCAATTGTGTTAGAAAGGAGGACATCGATTATTCTCCATACGACGAAGGGGAGTGGAG GTTGAAGCTTTGGCTTTTCTTGGCTTATGTTGTATCATTCGTCTCTCTAGCAGCCTCAGTTGGCCTATTAATACAAGATTCACTCGTGAAAACTGGTCCTTCAGCCTGGACAGGAACTGCTGGTGTCTTGCAGTGTGTTTTTGTGTTGATCAG TGGGCTGATTTACTGGACTTCACACTCGGAGTAA